tctgtttaagatttggttaggacattttagtttgaacttcgtaatgtgtgtttctaatgtaaatttttttccaaatttttttttcgttttctaaaatctatttacctgcgggcgccaacccctcctttcaatttttttttttagtactgtaactctagttgaatattttgtattgacttgaaaattgataacttggtgccccatgaataataattctttaatgaacttaatattttgaagttttttctaaatttttttccaattttttttttttgttttttaaaatcgatttgccttcgggcgccaacacctcccttcaatttttttttttagtactgtaactctagttgaatattttgtattgacttgaaaattgataacttggtgccccatgaataatccttctttaataaactaaatattttgaataattttttctgtttaagattttggagattttagttttatgtttgtgATGTGTATtcccataatataatttatataaattttttttattctaaaacgcatttgcctgcgggcgccaacacctcccttcaatttcaACGACCTGTAACATGCACAAAAGATCCTTGTAGATTTAAAACCACTAAAGTGTGCATATATTGGGTATATTAAAATCTGAAAAGAAATTACCAAGCAGGAAAGTTGTCTAAGCAATTGTAACATTGAATGAATAACGGAGTAGAGTCTTTGGGAgcatagtaattttttttctgaaaaacagAATTGAACAAACTCAACTTTTTATGGGACTTGTAAACACACAAATTACTACTTACTGTATCTATAGTCTCAAGTCTCATAAAAGCTCTAGATGCAATATTAAACGAGCCGTTTGCTATCGCTGCCAATGCTATGATCGAATATACTTGTTCTATGTTTAACATGTCTTCATAGTTGCGAAGTGTTAACAATGTCTGAAGGGCTAAATGGAAGTCCCCTAAAATCATAAAGTAGTTAAGTATTTTTcagaatataacaaataaatgaatTGAAGTATTTATTACCGTTATACAATTGTTGTTGGgcaagtattaaaaaatgtatagattcgACTATACGCCAACTGTTTTCTATAATTTCAACACGAGATTTAAACGACTTAACTCCAAAATTGTCCATTGAAATTTCTTCGactaaatattgattaaaacttgtacattaaaaatatggtaatattataattaaatggaaATGAACTAATTACTATCTAACTCGGCGGATCAAATGTTCTTCTCTTTGTACTCTTCGATTAATAGCGCGCCGGCAGTAGCCAATTGTCTTATAATGTTTGGCTGTATATCAGATTTTATTTCTTGACAAACagtctgaaattaaaaaaatttgtgtaataatattgagCATTGAGGTAACGGACTATTCTTAGTTATATCATTACAGCAAATACTTATTGGGCAGCTTCAGTGTATCGTTCTCCGTTTATGCACTTTGAAACCATTGTCAATACATCTTTGACATTGTCTAACCATTGATCACGATCGGTATCATTCATACATTTCATAAGTTCACTTAATTTGCTCGTATCAAATTCAACACTCGTCAATGCCCGTtttgaaaactaaaacaatCAAATTTATACTCATATCAAagccacataatattaatattgaataatcaaCATTACATTTTGATCTATAGATTCATCTTCAGCCATCCCACTGTTGATAAAAAACACAGAAATTGTTTCCAATAATGGATGGTTTCCTGGCAGACTTTTAGCAAGGGATGCTAATTACTCATAATCCTTGAGTATTATGTAACATTCGACCAGCTTTTCTGGGTTATCGGCTTTTTTATAGTATTCAACAGCCAAGTccctaaaaatattgaacacgTTAGTAagcaattataatactattatattgtacagatattttttttcgatagtaCTGACCATTGCTTATTGTCTAGGTAATGATCGCCAATCCCTTGCCATGCTAAATTCATTGTGAGACCGGAAATACCCAGAAGCGAAGAACTTGATTTCAACAGCTCAACAACTTTAAACCAATTGCCTAGTTTCTGGTATAGAATCACAGCCAAATCTCTACACAGGAGGAACAAAATTGATGactagttattaaaaactaacataGAAATAATGGTCTAAGGctgataacaaaaattataaaatgcatacTTTCGATCAGCTTCAATATATAGTTGTTCAGCTTTCACATAATCTCCAAAATATACAGCTACTTCAGCTTTTTTTAAAAGGATATCATTTATGTTAGCTAATTGTTTTACTAATTTGATGCCATGATAGTCTTTACATTGAACAAATGCAGTTTCACTTGTTGAAAGGTCTAAAGTTTGCAATGACGCTTCAGCTAATAATCTCCTAAAAAAAACCgtgtaaattatgaaaaattataaataaaaattatattatatttatacttttgtatcaaattcttaaaaataactCTTAactaagtatacattttaaaatatattttgtatttttttttattttagaacttaGAACAGACCCAAAGTTatcttaacttttaatttatattaaaacacataCTGACAAATAAGTTATTACATCTTAGcatagattaaattaaatatttcttgcaagtataacaatttaaaattaatacaatattgaactTAAAACCAATGCAGAAATCTAATAAGATGGTGTTGTTTTGTTGATTGTGATGAATGAAAgtggaataattaattaataattataagtacttaCGATAGTCTGGGATGTggattatcattaataaatttaattgctTCTCCTATGCTGACTTTCTCCAAAAGTTGTCTTGTGTCTCGCAATGATTTTGTTTCCAATGTTTGGATAACATAATCGAGAGAAGGATTTTCTGGAGACTGAATAATTTCGTCTAACAGAACTGCTTGGATTtctaaattcttaaaaaatatatattcataaaataaagtataatatagtttacagttttcaataatttcaaaactttACACAGGGGTGTTTTCCAACCAATAGAAAACTAATTTTACAGTTTAGATATATCAATTTAATtcttagatttaatatttttaaactgtatgtgattaaaattgtatttattcttgtaattataaataaatcaaaataaataaccataaactatacaaataggtataaatcTCCCATAAGATTCTTGGAGTTTAGActattcaattactatttttaagtaaaaatgtgatttttcaTTTAACTTACTTCAAAAGAAGCAATATAAGCAGAAGTACTAATTGGTTCTTCAGGGTTAAACCCTCTAATGACATACATTCTAGTTTTCTCCATTATTGCTAAGAGCTCAGGATCGTCTGAAGCCCACTTCATAGTCCACACATCTCGTCTTTGGAATGAATTCGAAGCTTCGGAATCAGTTGATCCCTTCACAACATTATCTTCTGAGCCATCTACAAGTGTTAGCACTCCAGTTGAATCGATGACAGCCAATCtcctagataaaaaaaaatatatgtttttaataaataaatatagttgatatattttaacaatattcagataacaaatttataaaaaaataaacattacttagaatttgaatttaatgccAATTTATAAGGTTTAGAGGACAACATTTTCCTTTCCACTAAAGCCACCTGTGGTAATGAGTATTTTTGTAAAGCACAACTCTCTCTACCAATCAACAAATATTGTTCACTTGCTGTAATACAAGTTATACGATCCTTGGTCTCctaaataccatattttaaacatttaatatttgatttaagcATCTTTACAAGTGATTTACTTTCTGAAATGATGAGCTTTTGAATTCCCTAGATTCTTGAGTGAGTTCATCAACTCCAGAAGGAGTATCATCAATGTGAAACATTTTCACTTTTTTGCGCTTAactgtatctatataataaattaacaagatttacataataaactaagcaatacaataaaatatgttatttatatacaatgggtagaaaattaattgataatttactATTCGTTATGGATGAAGAATGTGATTTAGGAACAGAGTATTGCCAAGTCATGAAGCTTGTGTGTGAAGAAACAATTACAAGGGTCCCATTCATTGTAATCCATATTGGTTCAAAATTAATGTGtttgactacaaaataaataacacaaaattgaataggtttatttttcaaataacaagtttcataaaaataaaaatcttactATCAACTgtagtgtttatattattgcaaATAATGAGGGTGTAAGGTTTGGATTCATCGTTATTATTTCGTACAGCAAGAACACAATGATCTTTGTAAGCATCCATACATAGCAATGAATCAAATTTTGTgtggtaaaactaaaatattcagGGAAAATAACTTGTGTttgaactaaataataatattttctattacatatttgaataagtacccacttcattttttttttatattccaaaatgtAATCTCTGTGACTTCTGTAAACTTCTGTAATCTTCATGATTTCTATATGCATAGATAATTGTGCTGGCAAAGTAACACCAAGGGTAATCATATCGTACATTTGCAAAGTAAACAAAACTGTCAATAGCTAAGGTGATGCGCAACGATGTGCTTTCCCAACAGCAGGATGACACCATGCAACCAGGAATTCTAAGGGTTCTCAAatgctgaaaaaaataaaataatattaaacttcatgtcaccattattataaaatataaaacttacttCTCCAAAAGGTGAATAAAGTTGAAGGACATTGGATTCTTTAACATCTCCGTCAACTATTAATGTACCGACCAACGCCAGAACACTGCCATTATGATTCCATTAAATAGCCACAATCAACATATCGCATTCAAAAACTACTGGATCTATAGTACAAAACTGTTATAAGtcatgtgtaaaataaataattgtttttaacaatattactcATATCATATTGGTCTCTCATCAGTTGCACGTGTCCCGTTTTATATGCAATAGCCAATTGTGGGCAGTCGTTTATATTTCTGTTGAGCCAATGACAGGCAGTAATTGGCACATTATTAAGAGATACAGGTAGACACACCATACCCAATTTGGACTGAAAAAAAACCAGTAATTATATTAGTCcattataaaagaaatatacaTACTATGAAGTTGCCATCACTGTCAAACAAATGAACTTCGCCGGTTTTTATGGTAAACAGAAGGAATTTTGAATTTGGGGACCACTGGACACCTGTCAACATGAGTTTTTTCAATTCTTTGCCCCAAATGCGACTACCTTCAACCGAACCGACAATAACAGCTCCTAAAAtgaaattgtacataatatataattatgtattaactatacaaaatgAATGGTTAAATtgagaaatatatatttaccatcCTCATAGacaatacaaattttatcaCCCTCTCCATTCCATGCCATACCTTTAACGACTGATTTGTTACGATTATTAATCATTTCTTCTTGCCACGTTCCCTGGGGGTTGGTCAAAACACATGTGTCAGTGttataactatagtctataagtatataactaaagATACTTGTACCATATTGTATTACTAATGTTTATAGACACCTTATACAAAGTCCAAACTATAATCAGCCCATTTTCATCACTTGAAGTCAGCTTGTTGTGTTTTTCGTTCCACACAATAGTCAAGACATTACCGGAATGACCTTCTAGAGTTTTGTTTATTGATAGATTGGCCTGGCCCGCCAATCCTCTTGGCTAACCATCCGCCGGCGTGCCGGAATCGATTTTCAACACTTTCAAACGACCATCGTCTCCACCAACTGCTATGCAATCCTGACTCGAATTCCATTCGAGACAGTTGATTTTCGTGTTGTTTGGTATAGCGATCTAAACATGACAATcgtatcatcataataataacggcctttttacaattaatataacccACCTTTTTGCTCAAGTATAGGAACATGGCGAAGAATTTTCTTACAACGAAAGGTCTAGTTTACCAAGTCCGAACTTGCATATCAATTGTCTCCCATAACTATAGTCCCGTAGACGTTTGCAATCCCCTTAATAGGCGGTCGGTCGGGTGACAGTTGGCGGACCTTATCTTCTATAATTTAGGTTGCATAAAAGATCTTTAAACGTTTAACGGACCGTTAGCTGTTTTAATGCCTAGCTAAACAACAAATTTCGTTGCATAAAcgttctttaaaatatatttaagagtcctttaaattttaatttaatagtccACTAATCAATCAGTAATCACCCGGACCCGatagcattgattaaatatacatattgtattattgtatattatacataatgtatatttaatcaatgctaaAACTATTCGCGGGCCGggctttctaaaaatattaccgGGCCGGATAGGGCCGGGCTTCCTCGCCTATAAGACTATTCACAAACCGGGCAGGGCTTTCTAAAAATTTTACCGAGCTGGTTCAGGCCGGGCTTACTCAGTATTTTAACTACCTGTTTAATGTAGCCGCAATTTACAAGCGCCCAGttaaaacatcatattataaataatacggGCTGGTTCAGGCCGGGCTTACTCACAACAAACTATTCCCGGGCCGGTAAGTCACAAAATATTACCGGGCTGTAAATTATCAGCCCGTGCAGACCTCTACAGAGTACATACGTACAGTAGGTAcgtatagatacctatacaCATTGACCATAgtgtatgaatatttattatataaaatgtattattacaagagttaggtacctaccgtaTAGTTTTGATTAAGGTATCTGGTTTAGTTGTCAATTTCCTCATATGGCTGTTTTTGAAACCAACTATGTAAGTAACAAATTTGTAACAAAACTATGTAGTTATGTGTAGAGTTCAGATATTTTGAACTTAGAACATCGCATAAAACTTATCATTGATATCTAATTATAAAACCATTCGATATTGCACAGAGcagttatattaaattgtattttgcttAAGTTTGTTGCactgtttttcaatttttagttttttaacaagttgtttatatatttcttgtaaattgtaaacattataGGTAAATTTACTTAAACCAATGACGAATATGCAACGTGTAGTTTACTAGTTTCTATTAATAAGTTTGTTTCgaatgaataatacaatttcttttacgcatattactatgtaataaataggtagttaatagCCACAagataattatttgattattttaaaataaagtcgtactttgatatttttaggacattttgcaaaaattgtttattatattatctacatttgAAGGTCATAAACATCCTATCCGGCTATCTCTAATATAATCTTAGTTTACAACATTATTCAGTAACCCCTAACAGTTATACCGTCACCAATAACGATCACAACAATTATGAaggtacatacaataattattcatattttttatttatttaaatgataggCTAATCTTCTTcctggaaaaaattaatttatcaaaaacttttaattaacttaaaattaaatattatttctgaatattaaaaaacacataCACTCCCAAttcccatataataatatattttaatattttacaagaaatattaagttatttcttttaatgtgtacataataatattgtagtaaattaaaaactttaatttgtCTGTGGTAAACAATAACAAATGGTAAAGTTGGctgcctaatataatatatttacaacacatataaaaaaatatagttaaaaataatttttcttattaacattttgaacaatttgtaatacatttatgataACTGTATAAAACTGAATGGTTTTAAAGACGTTCACACAGAATCCGGTACAGAAATagaaatattactaaataaatatacaaaggaaaatttgagcaataatattaaaagtaattacaaaaaaaaataaataaaaaatatatattttcttattagagATATTCCGAGTACTCAGCAGTTACTCGATGGCCGACTtcctaatatcatattatttattattaaataataattttagtaaccGTCCAATACCTGGTTATCCAATgtataacaaaaacattttttccctATACTCAATAcagtttttaaacattattacttGGACAATACTTAgtacacaattattaataaattatctactGGGAACATCTCTAAATTGCACTACTACTTTATTATCAAAAGTTAAAACATTGTATTGTAGTTTCATTCAGTCAATTATCAGTCATATACCCTGTTGGctgttgaataaataatactattaaaaaaataccctTTTTATAATCAACTCATGATATgtgataatgaaaaattattttttgaagtagATGTTCGCATTATTTTGTCAGCTGGTGTTACACGATTTCTTGGACCTGGTTCAGGAGTATACGTAAAAGTCAATCCTGTAGCGTAGATAATGCCATCATTTCTTACTAATGACACTGGTACTTGTGTTAGCTGTTTCACCCATGACCAGTCTCTTCTAAATGAAGAGATATCTGGCACAACTGCAATCATACTCTCTTGGCAACGAAACATAGTTTCAGATTCAACATTTCCAAACCATACTTGTAGATGTGGTGTGAAATTTTCTCCACTCAGTTCTAACATGGCCACATCACCACCACCATTAGTGTTAAGACCGTGCACTACTGGTACAGGTGTTATAGGTGAATTTACAGGACCCATTCCTTCATAAAATTTGTATTCTGCTTTATCTGTACTGATGATAGTCCAACAAGCTCCATCATTGATCATTTCTTTATTTGGCCCTTTTGGACATGGTGTGgcattaaaatttgttatacgtTCTTGagataaacataaatacatgtGATTAGTGTCTTTCATGTAAAATGCACATTTGTGCAATTGTGACACCGGATCATCAGCTTCTAGCAATGCTGTTTGTTTATCAACTTTTCTGATGACTAGTCGGGGTAAAGCCATCCCAGTAACACTGCACACTAATTTCACCGTACTACCATAGTGAATGTAACCATCTCGAACATTGAACATGTCACTTTCGCTTTCATCATCATCCAATAAGTAAATGATAAAAGCTCCCCACTGTGTTGAACTGGCATGGAAGGTTTCGTCTTCAACGTGTAAATATCGAGTGCTCACTGTTTGTGATCTAAGCCTATTGAACAATGCCACTTTTGTACCACTAGCAATACATAAATCAGCGTTTTTTaaggattgttttttttttgaaggttTAGATATTACTTTGATTCGTTTGCTGTGGAAAGTTCCAATGTCATAGCCATTGTTATAGAACATTCGTACCATAAGCATAAAGTGCTTGCGTTTGTCAGAATcagatataaataatgttttagcgGCACAATACTTTTTAATGTTATTGAGATCAAGTGGTTGCAAATCTTGATCCGCACTACCAATACCAATAAACGCACTCATTTGAGAATTAGTTTCAGTCACTCCTTCCCTAAGCAGCTGTTGTTGACGTAACTTCCAACCTTCGCCATGAAGATATACACATGGAGGTGGACAGAAAAAACGTTTTTCAGTGCCATAAGACTTTTGGGCAACTTTAGCATGAAGAATGACTAAAACCAAGTCATTGCGATCAAGTAAATATCTTTCCATAGCATCTTTTGTCAGCTTCTTTTCAGGCCGAATCTGCGTGGTTAGTTCTAAACCATAATGATGAGGCATTGTCGTAGAGAACAAATCCACTGTTGTAAATATAGTTCAAATTCTATTcataaatctgaaaaaaaattgaatacaaatctgtgaaacataattttacaattattatcactaaaacatataaaagaaatatagttagttacctaatattttgacataaattaaataaaataaaaaatgttttataatcaataaaaaaaaatgggcgctaaaaaattgttcaatattactattaatcaATCGTTTTCACACAATACCTAAATAGTAtacatgaatttttaaaattgaatcggCCTAATAAATTAATCgcatttaataacttaaatagcttaaaaacatgttttagttTCTGAAACATATTCCCCAGTGTTTGCTGTTTACAACTcaccaattatttatttactcaaatttatattttatattcgataAGTATACAACagcattaaactattaaaactaaaaattgcacgacaagtatatttttaagcatAGGTATACATACCAATGAAATCAATTACTACAATCTTCATATCTCAATCGTTGACTCGAACATCAAAGTAAAAGTATtccattcatatttcataagcATGTAGAATATTGGAATGAAACGTTTCGAACAGTTGATAGCTTAGTGTTggatttatttgaatattgttcAGCAACCTAAAACGACACTGTCGAT
Above is a window of Metopolophium dirhodum isolate CAU chromosome 3, ASM1992520v1, whole genome shotgun sequence DNA encoding:
- the LOC132941704 gene encoding suppressor of hairless protein-like codes for the protein MPHHYGLELTTQIRPEKKLTKDAMERYLLDRNDLVLVILHAKVAQKSYGTEKRFFCPPPCVYLHGEGWKLRQQQLLREGVTETNSQMSAFIGIGSADQDLQPLDLNNIKKYCAAKTLFISDSDKRKHFMLMVRMFYNNGYDIGTFHSKRIKVISKPSKKKQSLKNADLCIASGTKVALFNRLRSQTVSTRYLHVEDETFHASSTQWGAFIIYLLDDDESESDMFNVRDGYIHYGSTVKLVCSVTGMALPRLVIRKVDKQTALLEADDPVSQLHKCAFYMKDTNHMYLCLSQERITNFNATPCPKGPNKEMINDGACWTIISTDKAEYKFYEGMGPVNSPITPVPVVHGLNTNGGGDVAMLELSGENFTPHLQVWFGNVESETMFRCQESMIAVVPDISSFRRDWSWVKQLTQVPVSLVRNDGIIYATGLTFTYTPEPGPRNRVTPADKIMRTSTSKNNFSLSHIMS